Proteins co-encoded in one Deltaproteobacteria bacterium HGW-Deltaproteobacteria-18 genomic window:
- a CDS encoding elongation factor Tu: protein LINPIAMEKGLRFAIREGGRTVGAGVVSEIVE, encoded by the coding sequence CTGATCAACCCGATCGCCATGGAAAAGGGTCTTCGCTTCGCAATCCGCGAAGGTGGACGTACCGTTGGCGCTGGTGTTGTTTCCGAAATCGTGGAGTAA